Proteins co-encoded in one Rubrobacter calidifluminis genomic window:
- a CDS encoding CaiB/BaiF CoA transferase family protein produces MGRRCLRVSRKMALRGLKVIDCATLFAGPLAATVLGDFGADVVKVEHPKGDPARSHGYAKDGVGLWWKMLGRNKRCVTLNLSTPEGQRIFRELAREADVVIESFRPGTFERWGLTYEVLSRENPGLILARVTGFGQKGPYKNRPGFGTLAESMSGFAHVTGQPDGPPTLPPFGLADGIAALATACAILIALRAREATGRGQVVDLAIIEPILTMLGPQPTVYDQLGIVQQRSGNRSVNNAPRNTYRTRDGRWVAISTSAQNVAERVMKLVGHPEFIQESWFATGRGRAEHADELDEVVSRWIAERTQDEVIKEFEKAGAAVAPIYDISDIMRDPQYQALESITTVDDPELGPVKMQNVLFRLSETPGEIRWPGPKLGEHNREVYAALGLDERDLKELSAKGVV; encoded by the coding sequence GCAGGGCCGCTGGCCGCGACGGTGCTGGGAGACTTCGGGGCCGACGTGGTGAAGGTGGAGCACCCAAAAGGTGATCCGGCGCGTTCTCATGGCTATGCCAAGGATGGGGTCGGGCTGTGGTGGAAGATGCTTGGCAGGAACAAGCGCTGCGTGACGCTCAATCTCAGCACGCCCGAGGGGCAGCGTATCTTCAGGGAGCTCGCCCGCGAGGCCGATGTCGTGATCGAGAGCTTCCGCCCTGGTACATTCGAGCGCTGGGGGCTCACCTACGAGGTGCTCAGCAGAGAGAACCCAGGGTTGATCCTTGCCAGGGTGACAGGGTTCGGGCAGAAGGGACCTTACAAGAACAGGCCCGGGTTCGGAACTCTGGCCGAGTCCATGAGCGGCTTCGCGCATGTTACCGGACAGCCCGATGGGCCACCGACATTACCTCCGTTCGGGCTGGCAGATGGCATCGCGGCTCTCGCCACCGCATGTGCGATCCTGATAGCGCTGCGAGCGAGGGAGGCGACGGGGCGTGGACAGGTGGTCGATCTGGCTATCATAGAGCCGATACTCACGATGCTCGGTCCGCAGCCGACTGTCTACGACCAGCTCGGCATCGTGCAGCAGCGCAGCGGGAACCGTTCGGTCAACAACGCTCCGCGCAATACGTACAGGACCAGAGACGGAAGGTGGGTGGCGATCTCGACCAGCGCCCAGAACGTGGCGGAGCGGGTTATGAAGCTCGTCGGACATCCGGAATTTATCCAGGAGAGCTGGTTCGCCACCGGCCGGGGCCGGGCCGAGCATGCCGACGAACTCGATGAGGTGGTGTCGCGTTGGATCGCCGAGCGCACCCAAGATGAGGTTATAAAGGAGTTCGAGAAAGCAGGCGCGGCCGTGGCGCCCATCTACGACATATCCGACATCATGCGAGATCCGCAGTACCAGGCGCTTGAGTCCATCACCACCGTCGATGATCCGGAGCTCGGTCCCGTGAAGATGCAGAACGTGCTCTTCAGACTCTCCGAAACACCGGGTGAGATTCGCTGGCCGGGTCCGAAGCTCGGCGAGCACAACCGGGAAGTCTACGCGGCGCTGGGTCTTGATGAGAGGGATCTGAAAGAGCTGTCCGCAAAGGGGGTTGTGTGA
- a CDS encoding cyclase family protein, which translates to MFEDGNVEVFDLAQPLASETPHSPNHPPFRMALARRHGDMVREDGSSASSELICTGGHTGTHVDALAHVSHKGLLYGGVRAEEAQRGGRFASHGIDQMPPLLCRGVMLDVASLHGVDVLPAGYGITRKDLEDAAQNEGIEVRSGDAVLVRSGWAVHFSDQDTFVGLENGAPGPDEEAARWLADRRIRVTGGETVAYEQIKAGVGHRLLPVHRLLLAERGIHIIEVMDLSGLAAARVYEFLFVLAPLKIIGGTGSPVRPLAVVRR; encoded by the coding sequence ATGTTTGAGGACGGGAACGTGGAAGTCTTCGATCTGGCACAACCACTCGCTTCCGAGACACCTCACTCACCGAACCATCCTCCGTTTCGGATGGCGCTAGCCCGGCGACATGGGGATATGGTCCGGGAAGACGGCAGCTCGGCGTCGAGCGAGCTCATCTGCACCGGTGGGCATACAGGAACCCATGTCGATGCGCTGGCACACGTATCCCATAAGGGGTTGCTCTATGGGGGGGTGCGGGCCGAGGAAGCCCAGAGGGGGGGGCGGTTCGCGAGCCATGGCATAGACCAGATGCCGCCGCTGTTGTGCCGAGGGGTTATGCTGGACGTCGCCTCTCTCCACGGTGTGGATGTCCTACCCGCAGGCTACGGGATCACCCGGAAGGATCTAGAAGACGCGGCGCAGAACGAGGGTATCGAGGTAAGAAGCGGGGACGCCGTTCTCGTCCGTTCAGGCTGGGCGGTTCACTTCTCGGATCAGGACACCTTCGTGGGGCTTGAAAACGGGGCCCCTGGTCCTGACGAGGAGGCGGCCCGGTGGCTTGCAGATCGTAGGATCAGGGTCACGGGCGGAGAGACTGTCGCCTACGAGCAGATAAAGGCCGGTGTGGGGCACAGGCTTCTTCCGGTTCACCGCCTGCTTCTCGCCGAGCGCGGGATACACATCATTGAGGTTATGGACCTCTCCGGACTCGCCGCGGCGCGGGTTTACGAGTTCCTGTTCGTGCTCGCACCACTGAAGATCATTGGGGGTACCGGATCGCCTGTGCGCCCGCTGGCGGTGGTGCGGCGATGA
- a CDS encoding HpcH/HpaI aldolase/citrate lyase family protein has product MSQGRLYRSYLYVPASDEHKVEKALESGADCVVLDLEDAVAPSEKDHARQVAADVLMGGNRSRPIFVRLNAPGSTLLEQDLELIAPLSPAGVRLPKVESPEMVREVGCEFECRGAHNTKIQCLIESALGLERVFEIARAHPLVAGMGLGEVDLAADLGVSDERGLIYARSRVVCASRAAGLPGPVGSVYTNVRDEEGLRNSTLVLKALGFVGRSAIHPRQVKVINDVFTPDAEEIRKAKEVIKRIERAEALGSGAFALPDGSFVDRAVVEAARSKLELARLSEGGEL; this is encoded by the coding sequence GTGAGCCAGGGACGGCTCTACCGCAGCTATCTCTATGTGCCCGCCTCTGATGAGCACAAGGTGGAGAAGGCCCTGGAGAGCGGGGCTGACTGTGTGGTACTCGACCTGGAGGATGCGGTGGCCCCCTCGGAGAAGGATCATGCTCGCCAGGTGGCTGCGGATGTTCTCATGGGAGGTAATCGGTCCAGGCCTATCTTCGTCCGGCTCAATGCTCCCGGCTCGACATTGCTTGAGCAGGATCTTGAGCTGATCGCCCCGCTCTCACCCGCCGGGGTGAGGTTGCCGAAGGTGGAGTCGCCGGAGATGGTGCGCGAGGTGGGGTGTGAGTTCGAATGTAGAGGAGCACATAACACGAAGATCCAATGCCTCATAGAGTCCGCGCTCGGACTCGAGAGGGTATTCGAGATAGCCCGTGCCCATCCTCTGGTCGCGGGGATGGGGCTTGGTGAGGTAGATCTCGCCGCCGATCTCGGTGTCAGCGATGAGAGGGGCCTGATCTACGCCCGCTCTCGCGTGGTCTGCGCCTCACGTGCCGCCGGGCTTCCCGGTCCGGTGGGGAGCGTCTACACGAACGTGCGGGACGAAGAAGGACTGCGCAACTCTACCCTGGTTCTCAAAGCCCTCGGTTTCGTGGGGCGTTCCGCTATACATCCCCGGCAGGTAAAGGTGATCAACGACGTCTTCACGCCAGATGCGGAGGAGATCAGGAAAGCTAAAGAGGTGATCAAAAGGATAGAGAGAGCCGAAGCCCTGGGGTCTGGAGCCTTCGCGCTGCCGGATGGGAGCTTCGTCGACCGTGCGGTCGTCGAGGCGGCCCGTTCCAAGCTGGAACTGGCCCGGCTGTCGGAAGGGGGTGAGCTGTGA